CTGGACTATAATAAGCGTTGACCATGTGAGCTGGCATATGCCAAATGGTTTTATCCACATCTTCTGAGAATTTTTCATAGACACGCGCTGTCAAAATTTCATCAAAGTTGACGGCATCTTCATATAAAGTACCTTCACCAACTTTTAATCTGCTATAAATTTCTGGTAACTTATCTGGAAAGCCAATGAATGCTGTAATTGCATCAAGTTTTTCGATTGCTTTCGTGGCCGTTTCTTGGCTAAGCCATGTGTTTGTGCGTAAGCGTTCTTGATACACGTTTATCATCGCTGCAACCATGCGTTTCACATCGGCTTTGGCAGCTTCACCAAAATATTTTTTGCCGTAAAATAAGCCAACGACTTGACTGAAGTAAGCTTCTGTAATATCCAATTGGTGCTTGTCTTGACTTCTGGCTTCTTGGACATTGGAAAGAAAGCGCGCGTAAGCTCCACCAAGAATTCGCAATTCTTCATTCAAAAATGAGCTGGCCCTACGTGCAGTTTTCGTCAGCATCCACGCTTTGATGAGTGGCCAATTTTCTTCATTGATTAAGGTGTTAAAATTGTCGTAAAATCGATTTTCGAAAACAATAACCTTTTCAACTTTTGTTTGTACTAAATCTTTAAGCAGCGCTTGAAAATCAATGGTAGAGATTTTGCTGACGAAAGTTTTGGTGCTGACGGGATTGTAAAGCTCAACATATTTTGCCCATTCTTCTGACGTATTTGCTGACGAAACTAATAGAAGGTCAAATTTGACGGCGTCAGCAGCAATCTTTTGGGCATTTTCCACATCAAAATGCTCCAAAATTTCAGCTGAATTTTTTGCCCAAAAATCAAGCAGCTCGGTCTTTCTTGGGTGTTCGTCAGCATAATAGGTCGTATCTGGCAAAATCAAACCTGGGCCAGTAAAGCTCAATCCATAGTGAATAGCATCTTTCATATCTGGCTCAACACTAAAGGAGAAAGGAACCGGCGCTTGCGAATGGAAAATCAAATCCGTCAGCTTGTCTTTAAACTCTTGAAAATTGGTAAGTTTTTGAACTTTGGCCAATTCCGCTTTTACGGCTGTAAAATCAGCTTTTTCGCGGCTTTCCCAATCTCCAGCTTTATTGTAAAACTTAATTGCTTCTAAGAGTTCGGCATTGTCTTTGGGAAGATTTGCTGACAATTCCGTCAAATCGGCTGACAAATTTTTTTCATTTTCCAAAACCAATTCATCGAAAGCGGAAATTCTAGGCTTATCTGCGGGAATCTCAGCTTTGGTCAGCCATTCCTCATTGACTGCTGCAAATAAATCATCTTGAATTCTTACCATTTTTTCTCCTTTTTTACTTATATTTTTCTATTATTATAGCACAATCATAAAAAAAGTACTGACAATTCTGTCAGTACTTTAAGCTTATATGCGAAGTCGGCGACGCAGTCCTGCTGCTCGATTTCCGAACCATCTTTCTAATAGACCAAGTTGAGCTGCAAACCACAAATAAGTGTAAAATCCAGCACCGCCGGCAATGAGGGCAATGAGTGCTGACGCAATCCGTCCAGGTGTTTTTCCAAAAATGAGTCCCAAAATCATCTCAGCAACAATGACAACGATTGACATAAACAGCGTCAATAATGAGGCACCTATGATTCCTCGAGTGGTATTTTTAATAGAGAAATGTGTGATTTCATGCAATTTTCTAATGAACAAGAAGACACCAAGCGTGAAAGAAATTGTCGTTGCTAGAAGTGGCCCAAAGCTGTGGAAAATCAGAATCAATGGCACTTGAAGAACTAACTTCACAACCAAAGTAATGGCAAAAAAGCGCATCGCTAAGCGTTTATGATCCATCACAGTCAATGGTGGATAAACCAGCATATAAAGTCCAAGCAAGAAGGTCTGTAAACTTGCAAAAACAAATAAGCTACTCTGCAAAGTTGACGGAATTTGATAGAAAATAGTATAGATAGGTTTAGTCAAAAGTGCCATCCCAACGACCGCTGGGAGCATAAATCCAACATAAAGTTGAAAGTTGTAACCCACTAAGGTCGCAAGTTCGCGACGATTTCCTTTGACGTAATGCTCCGTAATCAAGGGGTCAGAAACTGAACCCAATGTCAAGGCCACTCCAAGTAAAACCATTGTCAATTTGTCTGTATTAGCAGAAAAATAACTCATCAAAGCCAGCAATTCATTATGGCTGTAATCTGTGACCCATGGCATCATGTTCATAAACGTTGAATTGTCAATGATTTTGAAAATTTGAATTGCTGAACCAATCACGATGAAAGGAATAGCAGTATGCATGGTTGATTTCATGATGCCCAGTGCATTGATTTTTGATTTGGCTGGGCCTGGATGCAAGAGATGGCTTAATTTACCCGATTTTTGTAAATAATAAAGTAGAACTGCATAAGAACCAAGCATTCCTATAAAGGCTGCTGTGGTTGATTGAGTAACGGCATTTTGCCAGCTGTGCGAGCCGAGTTTCATAATGGCAAAGGTGGCAGCAAGCATCCAGATGACCCGAACGACTTGCTCTAATAATTGGCTGAGGGCGTACGCTTTTACTTCATTTAAACCTTGAAAATATCCTCGAATGACGGACATTGACGGGAAGATTAAAACGGCTAAAGCTAGACTTTTCATGACTGGAACGAGATCCGCACTGTCTTTCCCTCCAACAAGAGTTGAGAGTGGCCCTGAAAGGACAAACATCAGTCCTGCCGCAACCAAACCTAAACCTGCCATGATTGCAAGCATTTGACGGACTAAACGATAAGCCATATTGGGGTCGTCCAAAGTATTGTAACGTGCGACCTCACGCGCAACAGCTGCTGGGATTCCAATCGTTGATACGAGTAGAAAAAGCGCATAAATATTATAACCCATGCTAAACAAAGAATTGGCTTCATTTCCGAAACGCCCCATCCAAGCATACCACGGGATGATATAGACCACGCCTAAAATTTTTCCAATCATATCTGCACCGGTACGCCAAGCAGCACCTGAGAGCATCTGATCTTTTGATTTTGCAGCCGTTTTTGGCGGCTGCTCTGTATTCACTAGTTTTTCTGAATCTTCCATTGTTCCATTTTACCTTAACTTTATGCTTTTGACAATCAAATGCTAATATTTATTATTCCTTTTGTTCTCTATTCTAAAACAAAATTCCTAAAAGAAGCTCAATGACTTATGCGCTCCTTTGTTCCTTGTGCTATAATAGTAAGAACGGGATAATTCCCTTAAATTTCCTTGCTTTAGAAAGGTATCGTGATTTGCGATAGATGGGCATTTTTAACCATGATTAAACTTCAACAGATTTTAGAAATACTAAAAAAAGATGATAATTTTCGAGAAATTTCAGCGGGTGGTGAATATTATTTCAACTGGTCGTCTGAAGTTTGCTTTGATGAACTTTCTTACGATTCACGGCAAACGACAGCAGGGACGCTTTTCTTTGCTAAAGGTTTAAATTTCAAAAAAGAATATTTAGCAGATTTGAAAGCTCCTTTTTATGTTTCTGAATTTGACTATGAGGTTGATGTTCCGGCTGTTATTGTGACCGATGTTAAACGGGCTATGGCTTTAATCGCAGCGGCTTTTTATGATTTTCCACAGGACAAACTCAAATTGCTGGCTTTAACGGGAACTAAGGGGAAAACGACTTCTGCTTATTTTGCTAAAGCAATCCTTGATGAGATGAACGGGGGAAAAACCGCCCTTTTATCAACAGCTCAAACGACTTTAGACGGCAAATATTATTTTAAATCAGAATTGACAACGCCAGAAAGTCTTGATTTGCTTGAAATGATGGCAAAGGCTGTGGATAATGGGATGAGTCATTTGGTCATGGAAGTTTCAAGTCAGGCTTATAAGACTGAGCGAGTTTATGGCCTAACGTTTGATGTTGGGGTCTTTTTGAACATTTCACCTGATCATATTGGTCCTATCGAGCATCCGACTTTGGAAGATTATTTCTATTGTAAACGTCAATTGCTACGTCACTCTCGCTATTTCGTGGCTAATGCTGAGATGAATCATTTCCCAATCATCAAGGAAGAATTGACGGAGCGGCAAATTCCTCACGCCTTCTATGGTGGTGCTTCGCAAAACGTGATTACGGCGTCTAAAGGATTGCATTTTGTGACTGACGGTGACATCAGCGGTGATTTTGTCATTCGTTTGCTGGGTAGATTTAACCAAGAGAACGCTCTTGCGACTGCTTTAGCAACGAAAGCTTTGGGAGCTTCTGATGATCATATTCGTCAAGGCTTAGCGTTAGCGGTGGTGCCTGGTCGTATGGAGCTTTTAACCGCCAAAAATGGCGCTCATATCTATGTGGATTATGCGCACAATGGAATTTCTTTGGAGAATTTGGTGAAGGTCGTTGAAGAGCATCATAAAGGAAAATTGTTGCTGGTGCTTGGTTCCACAGGAAATAAAGGTGAAAGTCGCAGAAAAGATTTTGGTCAAGTCATTGAAAATCACTTACGCATTGAAGCGATTTTGACAACTGATGATTCTAACCGCGAAAATCCTAGAGAAATTGCTGACGAAATTGCACACTATATCACACGCGATGTTGCTTTCGAAATGGATCGTGAATTGGCTATAAAAATGGCCATTGAAGCAACCGAAAATGCTGACGATGCTGTCATCATTGCCGGAAAAGGCGCTGACCGATTCCAATTATTGAATGGCAAACGTGAAGCTTACCTTGGTGACCGTGAAGCAGCAGAAAAATACTTATAAAAATTTACGTCAGCATTTTGGGAACACTAAATCGGTGTGAACTTTACGTCAGCATTTTAGTCTGATAAAAAAACGGCTCATTTCTTGAGCCGTTTTTTCGTCAGTAAATTTTCGTCAACAACTTATGCAAAATGGTTCACTACCGCCAAAATACGTTGAAGTTCTGCGTGTGTTTCATAGTCTACTGTATCCGAGTACAGAAGCGATGAGAGTTGGCGTGAAGAATAGCCTGCTTCTTCGCTGACTTCATCAACATTGAGCGATTTTTCTTTCATTTTATACAAAATCGCTTGTTTAAAATTGTTCGTAATTTCTTCTTGTTGAAATTGCGAAAGGTTGTTAAACTCATCAGTTGAATAGTTTGTTAATTGATCAGAATTCATTTTAATGCCTTCTTTTTATTTTGTAAAATCAATGACCATACGACCTTCGATTTTACCTGCTTTCATTTCGTCAATGATATCATTGATTTCTTCGAGTTTACGTGTGGCAACGACTGGTTTAACTTTTCCTTCAGCACCAAAGCGGAACGCTTCTTCAAGGTCAAGACGAGTACCAACCAGTGAACCAGCTACTTCTACACCGTCAAAGACAGTTGTCGGAATAGACAAGGACATATCTGAGTTAGGCAGGGCAACAGCCACCATTTTACCCATTGGCTTCAGGCAAGCTACGGCTTGTTCAAAGGCTACACGAGCAACGGCAGTCACGATTGAAGATTGAGCACCAAGTCCACCAGTAACTTTCTTAATTGCTTCAACTGGGTCAACTTCAGAAGAATTGATGACCACGTCAGCCCCTTGTTTTTTAGCCAAGTCCAGTTTTGGTTGGTTGATATCAACCACGATAACTTTTGCGTTGAAGACATTCTTAGCATATTGCAACGCCAAGTTACCAAGTCCACCAGCACCAAAGATAACTTGCCAGTCACCAGGTTTCACACCTGAAACTTTGATGGCCTTGTAAGTCGTTACACCAGCACAAGTGATAGAGGAAGCTTCGACAGGGTCAAGTCCTTCTGGTACTTTGACTGCATAGTCAGCAGTGACAATCGCTTGTTCAGCCATCCCGCCATCAACAGAGTAACCTGCATTTTTAACTTCGCGACAGAAAGTTTCATTACCAGAAACACAGTATTCGCAGTGGCCGCAGCCTTCAAAGAACCAAGCGACAGAAACACGATCGCCAACTTTGAGTGATGTAACATCACTACCAATTTCTTTAACAATCCCGATTCCTTCGTGGCCAAGGACTGTGCCTGCTTTGTTGCCATAGTCACCAGCTGCAACGTGCAAGTCGGTGTGACAAACGCCACAATACTCCATGTCAAGCAAAGCTTCATTGGCTTTGATTGGACGAAGTTCTTTCTCAACGACATCTGCATATCCATCTGGATTTTGGCGTACTACTGCTGCTTTCATATGTGTTCTCCTTTTTTTACGATTTTTACAACCGCTTTCATAAATTTATTATAGCACTTTTTTTAGAAAGTGGCTAAAATAAAGTGTGAATTTTTTCTCAAACTTTTTTATCAATTATTCGTTACATTTTCATATTTTTAACGTATAATAAAAAGAATGGACTTAGAAGCAAAACTCAAGGAAATTTTCGGTTACGAACATTTCCGAAATGGACAAAAACAAATCATTGAACAGGTGTTAGCTGGCAAAGACACTCTTGGAATTTTGCCCACTGGTGCTGGGAAATCCATCTGTTATCAACTTCCGGCACTCCTGCTCGATGGTGTTACATTGGTCGTCTCTCCTTTGATTAGTTTAATGAAAGACCAAGTTGATAGCCTCAATGTTACTGGCATTCCAGCCACTATGCTCAATTCAACGATTGATGAGAGTGAAGTAAATTTTCGAATGCAGGAAGTTCAAAAGGGAAAAATTAAACTTTTATTTGTTGCACCTGAGCGTTTTGAGTCAGATCGTTTTCGCTATTTTTTACAACAACTCCCACTTAAACTTGTTGCTATTGATGAAGCTCACTGTATTTCCCAGTGGGGGCATGATTTCCGACCTTCTTATGTCGAATTTACGAATCATTTGGCTGAATTAAAAAACAAGCCAACGCTTCTGGCTTTAACAGCAACAGCCACACCGCAAGTCGCCAAAGATATTCAAACTTTGCTGGCTATTTCTGCTAAACAAACGATTAAAACAGGATTTTTACGTGAAAATTTACGGTTTGAAGTGGCTAAAGGGGTGGACAAAAGGACTTTTCTAAAGGACTATTTGCAAAAACATCCGCAAGAATCTGGCATTATTTATGCCAGCACGCGCAAGGAAGTTGAAGAAATTACAGCTTTTTTGTGCAAGGCTAAATTTGCTGCCACGCGTTATCATGCTGGCTTGGCTGAAAATGAGCGCCAGAGTAACCAGGAAGCTTTTCTATATGACGAAAAACCAATTATGGTTGCTACGAATGCTTTTGGCATGGGCATCAATAAATCAAATGTTCGCTTTGTCATTCATTACAATATTCCTGCCACGATTGAAGCTTATTATCAAGAAGCCGGGAGAGCGGGGCGCGATGGCTTGGATTCTGATGCTATTTTACTTTTTGCTCCTAATGATTTACGCTTACGGTTGTACTTTATTGAGCAAAGCGAGAGTGATGAGCTACACAAAGCTCATGATTATGAAAAATTACGACAAATGGCAGCCTATGCCAATTCTGAAACGTGTTTACAGCGCTATATTTTACAATATTTTGGTGATGAAGGAGCCGACTGCGGAAAATGTAGTAATTGCTTAGACGAACGTGAACTTACAGATATTACGATTGACACGCAAAAAGTCTTGTCTTGCGTGGTTCGGATGCAAGAACGTTTTGGTAAAACAGCAGTTGCCCAAGTGCTTGTTGGTTCTAAAAATCAAAAACTTGCAAGCTGGCATTTTGAAAAACTGTCAACTTTTGGCATTATGAGTACGTATTCTCAAAAAAATGTGGGGGAATTGATTGATTTTTTGACGGCTGAAAATTATTTGACTGTTTCTAATGGTCAATTTCCGGTGCTTCGCGTTTCTGCCAAAGGCAAAAAAGTCTTGACAGGCAAGCAAAAAGTGATGCGGCGGGCGACTTTTATTGCTGACAAGAGAAATCTTGCTTCTGACCAGTTCAATCCTCAGGTCTTTGAAAAATTACGACAGTTGCGCTTAGAAATCGCCAAAGCTGAGAAAGTCCCACCTTTTTTGATTTTTTCTGATGCCGCCCTGAAAGAAATGAGTCTTGTTTGTCCCACGACAGAAACTGATTTTTTACAGATTTCTGGGGTCGGACCGGTCAAAATGGAAAAATATGGGCAAGTTTTCATGGCGCTACTGCGTGAAAATACGCTTTAACTCAATCAACACTTCATTGGAGTTATAAAAATCAAGTCCGATGCACCTAGCTTTTTTAATAAAATTCAATAAAAATACGCCACTTGTTGTCGCGATTGCTCTAAACATTTAGAGACAGACGTTAAACAAGAGGCGTATTTTTTATTTATTTATTTGTCATTTTTTTGTAGCGAAGCATCATTAAGTAGGCAATTATACTGAAAATAATTGGCCCACCAACCATTGAGACGACTGAAGTAATTGTTTGGCTAAGTGCTGCTGATGTTTGAGCAGCGGCTGGCAAGCCTACGTAATCAACAATCGGTTGGATAATGGTGAAGAAATTCGCGCCAATAACAACAATCAGAACCAAGAGGGTCAAAAATGTCGCTACTGCGTGTGATTTGAAAAATTCAATCGGTTTGTTGATTGTAGTATTTTTCTTGAAAAACCAGTAGGCGATGACGATGAAAATATAAGGCAAGGTCATCGAAACATTGGCCATGTAAGTTAAGATAAGGAAAAACTCGCTGGCTCCGCCTTGAGAAGTCAAGAAATTCAAGACAATAATCAATACAACAATAGCACATTGAATCCACATGGCAAATTTTGGCAGACCATTTTCGTCAAGTTTTCCTAATTTTCCAGGCCACAGTTTTTGTGGTGTTCCTGTAATCAATTGTTTAATCGGGCTATAAGTCAGGTTGAAAAAGGCACCCATGTAGGCAAGGAGCATTGACAGGCCAATATAGCGGGCAAAAATTGCTCCGAGAAGATCAGCGCCAGCAGTTGAAAGGCCTAAGGCGTGACCAACTGACTCACCAAGACTTTGCAAAAGCATATAAGGCACTGTCCCAAGGTTCATGGTGCCGGCTTTGATGGCTGGAAGCCATTGTGAATAGTCAACAAAGAAACCAACACTGAGAATGGCCACAGAATAACCAACAGCGATGACGATTGCTGAAGTGATAATGCCTCGAGGGAAGTTTTTCTCTGGTTTGTGTGTTTGGTCAACGAGTCCTGCAATAGATTCTACACCACCATAAGCAAAAATAGCAAAAACTAGAAAGGCGATGAAGGCGACAGCACTACCGTTGAAGGTTGGATTTGGTGAAGAAGCAAAGGCAGAAAGCGTGATTGGTGTTGCAGGGTGTCCATTGGCAATAAGCACAATAATAGCGCCAAGAATCAAAATAATATTGAGCGAAAGGACAGCAACTCCAGCAACTGAGGTGAATTTTTTGATGGTATCAACACCTTTGGACACCATGAAAGTGATAAGTCCCATCCAAACGATTGCCGCGAGGGAAATCCAGAAGGGAGAAGGTGTATTGGCCGAATTTCCAAAAATCAGATTGACGATTGGAATCAGAATTTTATTGGCAACTGAAACCATCCAGATGACGTAGCTGGCGTACCACATGAAGGTGCCAATGAAGGCAAAAGTTGGGTTGACAGCTTCACTCATCCAAGAGTAAATTCCGCCTTTTTCGTCTTTAAAGGCTGATCCCATTTCTGTGACCATGAAGGCAAAGGGCAGGAAAAAGAGTAATGCGCCAATGATGTACCAAGGAATGGCGCCGTAGCCCATTTGGTAGAAGGCAACGGGAATATTTCCGAAGCCAAAAACGGTCGTGAAAATCATGAGAGAGAGACCGACGAGGGAGAGTTTACCTTTTATGTTTTGTGACATAAGGTTTCCTTTCTTGTCTGGTGCGTTTTTGCACCTGTTTAGTAGATGGTTGAGAGAAAATGCTGACGCAAATTTTTTGCACTTTTCGTCAGTATTTTTTCTGAGAGATGAGTGTTGTCAGTGAAAATTTCCATTTTCAAAAACGATAAAGATTACACGCGCTGAATTTTCATGAAAAATAGGCATTAGTCTGATATTTTCAGATTGATAACAAAGCAAGCCGTCCAACAGAAATTTGCGAACAAACTCCTGTCGGGCGACTTGTGTAAGATAGAGCCAGAAAATTTACTGACGGATTATATTTTTCGATGACCGACGTTTTCGTCAGTATTTTTTCTAGCTGTCAGACGTAATTTTTCTTTCGTCAGCTGTTTTTTTCAGAATTTTTACTGACGAATTGGTTAAAAACATTTCGTCAGTAATTTCTCTGGTTTATTTTGCGACCTCGTTGTTCAAACGGATGATTTCAAGCAAGGTGTCCACTGCTTTTTCCATTGTTTGCACGGAAACAAACTCAAAACGGCCGTGCATATTTTCACCACCCGCAAAGAGGTTTGGTGTAGGAAGTCCCATAAATGAGATTTTTGATCCGTCAGTTCCCCCGCGAATAGGTTCAATGATTGGCACAATATCCAGATTTTCCATGGCTTTTTTAGCGATGTCAATGATAGACATATCTTTTTCAATCACTTGTGCCATGTTGTAGTATTGATCCTTGATGACTGGTTTGACGCGATTTTGACCGAGTTCAGCGTTCATTTTATCCGCAATTTCTTGAATCAAAGCTTTGCGCTCGTTGAATTTGCCTTCTTCGTGGTCACGAATAATGTATTGGCTGCGTGCTTCTTCTGGGGTTCCATCAAGTTTCAAAAGGTGGAAGAAACCTTCACGTCCTTCTGTCTTTTCAGGACGATCAAAGTCAGGCAAAGCATTGTGGAAATCAATCGCCAACTGCAAAGCATTCACCATTGTATTTTTCGCCGTTCCTGGATGGACATTTTTCCCTTGGAAATCAATGACTGCACCCGCTGCTGAGAAAGTTTCGTATTGCAACTCGCCAAGCGGCCCGCCATCCACAGTATAAGCAAAATCTACATCAAAATCAGCCACATCAAACTTATCTGCACCAACACCAATTTCTTCATCAGGGCCAAATCCAATACGGATTTCACCATGTTCAAAATCAGGGTTGATATTCAACAAATAATCCGCCAAAGTCATAATTTCAGCCACGCCAGATTTATCATCAGAACCAAGCAAAGTTGTGCCGTCTGTATGCACCAAAGTTTGGCCTTTATAATTTTTCAGATTTGGGAAATCTTTAGGATCAAGTGTAAATTCAGTCTCACCGAGCTGAATCACTGATTCACCGTCATAATTTTCCAAAATCTGCGGATTAACCCCTTCTGCATTGAAATCGGCAGTGTCTAAGTGGGCCAAAAGTCCAATTTTACGGACTTTTTTGTCCGTATTCGCAGGAATTGTTCCGATAATGTAACCATTTGATTCCAAATAATGAACATCTTGAACACCAATTGACTTCATTTCTTCACCCATTTTGTGCGCAAAAGCGACTAAATCCTGCGTAGAAGGTGTTGTCGTACTGTTTTCATCTGAACGTGTGTTCACTTTGACATATTCTAAAAAGCGTGGTAAAAGTTTTTCGTATTTCATAATGTTGAAATTTTCTCCTTAAATCCTATTTTTTTCGTTTGTTCATCAAATGTAAAATGTATCATTTCCAAATTCTGAATCGGTGCCAATTCCTCTGGACGGTAACCAAAAATGCTTATCAATGTTGCCCATAAAGCTGCACCATGACTGACGCAAAAGATATTTTGAGCCTCAGTTTCCTGAGCAATTTCACCAAAAGTTGAAAGCATTCGATCAGCCACCTCGTCGAACGTTTCACCCCCAAAATCCTTGAAAAATGTCGTCTTATCTCGCACTTCAAGGTACTGCGGATGCCCTTCAAATTGACCAAAATTTAGCTCTTTCAAGCCTTTCAAACGTTGATAAGCTTGCTTTGGAAAAATAATTTCCAGCGTATCACACGCTCTTTCTTGCGTCGAACTATAAAAAGCATCAAACTGAACTGGGAAATTTCTCAAAAATTGCCCCGCTTTTTGCGTGTCCGCAATTCCTTTTTCAGTCAATGGTGAATCGCACCAACCCTGTGTGCGCCCTTGAACATTGAACAAGGTTTGCCCATGACGCATGACATAGATATTTTTCATTTTATTCTCCTAGAGAGATAAAAGCCGTGAGCGGTTGAGTTTGCTGGATTTGTGCAGCAATGAATAGCTTCGCATCCGTAAATTTTTTCTCTGGAATCACTTGCTCAGAAAAATCCAAGAGGCAGCGGTATTCTCGCTCAGAAATTTTTTCAATGTAAGCATATTTTTCCAACACTTGAATGAAAATATCTGATTTCGTTTTAACCACTTCTTTTCGCATGAATTTCAGCAAAAAAGTAGTCATATATTTGAGCGCATACTCCGGATCAACGTCGCCAATAAGCTCGTAAACTTCCTGCTCCAAAGCCGTCAACGGCAGATTTTCAGCCACTTTATGAAAATAATTAAAGAGCGTGTCCGTTGATAAATCATAGCGACTGGAAAAATTTAAAGTCACCTGATTTATTGCATTTTTCAAACTCTGGAAGGCCCAAGATTCATCTAGTTTTTGCGCTAAATTACTCCCAGCTTCCACAAAAAATGGCGCTGTAAAGCTATTTTTGCTCAGAGAATTTACTGACGGATTTTTTTGCAGGACGTCAGCAAAATCTCCATCACCAAAGCACTCCAGCCCCAACGAATAACGCTTATCTGAACGCTCAACCAACCCCGCAGCAATAAAAGCATCAATCTGACGGTCAATATTTTTTACGTCAGCAAAATCTCTGTGAATTTGCCGCAACATCACCCCATCATTTTGAGCCAAATAGTTAATCAAATCTTTGAAAAAGGGCTGACGTGTCAGCCTATTTTCGTTGTAGATTTTAACAAGCATTAGTTGTTAAAGCTTTCAGTCAATTGTGGAACCACTTGTTTCTTACGTGAAACAGCACCTTCAAGGAAGGCATGACCATCTTCAAGTTTGAAATGGAAAGCCGCTTCAACCTTATCCGCATGTGAGCCCACTTCCACGATTTCTGAATTTGAGTTAACAATATCAGTAATCATGAACACAAAGTCATCATAACCATTTGCTTGCATTGCCGCATTGATTGCTGCTTTAAGATCCACCAAACGTTCCAAAACTTCAGGAATATCTACTGTATTAACTTGAGCAATACGAACTTTTGAACCGTTTAATTCGAATGTTTTAGCATCGATATCAATCAATTCTTCAGCTGATTTATTAGCTAAGTTTGTCCCAGCTTTGAGCATGGCAAGGCCATATTCTTCCAGATTTACACCAGCAATTTCAGCCAATTCTTTAGCCACTTTGTGGTCAGTCACGTGAGTAGTTGGTGATTTCAAAAGCAAAGTATCTGAAATTAAACCTGAAAGCAAAAGTCCAGCCACTTCTTTAGGAAGCTCAACACCAGCTTCAAGGAATTTGCGGTAAACAATTGATGATGCAGAACCGACAGGTTCAACTGTCATAAACAAAGGCGCAGCCGTATTAAAATTAGCCACACGGTGATGATCCACAACACCAAAGATTGTTACATCTTCAATATCAGAAATTGATTGTTGAAATTCATTGTGGTCAGTCAAAATAACCGTATCCACACCCTCTTCTTTAGCAGAAGTCACCACGCGGGGCGCTTCCACACCAAAGTAATCCAAAACAAA
The DNA window shown above is from Lactococcus sp. S-13 and carries:
- the recQ gene encoding DNA helicase RecQ, with translation MDLEAKLKEIFGYEHFRNGQKQIIEQVLAGKDTLGILPTGAGKSICYQLPALLLDGVTLVVSPLISLMKDQVDSLNVTGIPATMLNSTIDESEVNFRMQEVQKGKIKLLFVAPERFESDRFRYFLQQLPLKLVAIDEAHCISQWGHDFRPSYVEFTNHLAELKNKPTLLALTATATPQVAKDIQTLLAISAKQTIKTGFLRENLRFEVAKGVDKRTFLKDYLQKHPQESGIIYASTRKEVEEITAFLCKAKFAATRYHAGLAENERQSNQEAFLYDEKPIMVATNAFGMGINKSNVRFVIHYNIPATIEAYYQEAGRAGRDGLDSDAILLFAPNDLRLRLYFIEQSESDELHKAHDYEKLRQMAAYANSETCLQRYILQYFGDEGADCGKCSNCLDERELTDITIDTQKVLSCVVRMQERFGKTAVAQVLVGSKNQKLASWHFEKLSTFGIMSTYSQKNVGELIDFLTAENYLTVSNGQFPVLRVSAKGKKVLTGKQKVMRRATFIADKRNLASDQFNPQVFEKLRQLRLEIAKAEKVPPFLIFSDAALKEMSLVCPTTETDFLQISGVGPVKMEKYGQVFMALLRENTL
- the yjeM gene encoding glutamate/gamma-aminobutyrate family transporter YjeM, which encodes MSQNIKGKLSLVGLSLMIFTTVFGFGNIPVAFYQMGYGAIPWYIIGALLFFLPFAFMVTEMGSAFKDEKGGIYSWMSEAVNPTFAFIGTFMWYASYVIWMVSVANKILIPIVNLIFGNSANTPSPFWISLAAIVWMGLITFMVSKGVDTIKKFTSVAGVAVLSLNIILILGAIIVLIANGHPATPITLSAFASSPNPTFNGSAVAFIAFLVFAIFAYGGVESIAGLVDQTHKPEKNFPRGIITSAIVIAVGYSVAILSVGFFVDYSQWLPAIKAGTMNLGTVPYMLLQSLGESVGHALGLSTAGADLLGAIFARYIGLSMLLAYMGAFFNLTYSPIKQLITGTPQKLWPGKLGKLDENGLPKFAMWIQCAIVVLIIVLNFLTSQGGASEFFLILTYMANVSMTLPYIFIVIAYWFFKKNTTINKPIEFFKSHAVATFLTLLVLIVVIGANFFTIIQPIVDYVGLPAAAQTSAALSQTITSVVSMVGGPIIFSIIAYLMMLRYKKMTNK
- the pepT gene encoding peptidase T, whose protein sequence is MKYEKLLPRFLEYVKVNTRSDENSTTTPSTQDLVAFAHKMGEEMKSIGVQDVHYLESNGYIIGTIPANTDKKVRKIGLLAHLDTADFNAEGVNPQILENYDGESVIQLGETEFTLDPKDFPNLKNYKGQTLVHTDGTTLLGSDDKSGVAEIMTLADYLLNINPDFEHGEIRIGFGPDEEIGVGADKFDVADFDVDFAYTVDGGPLGELQYETFSAAGAVIDFQGKNVHPGTAKNTMVNALQLAIDFHNALPDFDRPEKTEGREGFFHLLKLDGTPEEARSQYIIRDHEEGKFNERKALIQEIADKMNAELGQNRVKPVIKDQYYNMAQVIEKDMSIIDIAKKAMENLDIVPIIEPIRGGTDGSKISFMGLPTPNLFAGGENMHGRFEFVSVQTMEKAVDTLLEIIRLNNEVAK
- a CDS encoding histidine phosphatase family protein, which gives rise to MKNIYVMRHGQTLFNVQGRTQGWCDSPLTEKGIADTQKAGQFLRNFPVQFDAFYSSTQERACDTLEIIFPKQAYQRLKGLKELNFGQFEGHPQYLEVRDKTTFFKDFGGETFDEVADRMLSTFGEIAQETEAQNIFCVSHGAALWATLISIFGYRPEELAPIQNLEMIHFTFDEQTKKIGFKEKISTL
- a CDS encoding DUF1803 domain-containing protein; this translates as MLVKIYNENRLTRQPFFKDLINYLAQNDGVMLRQIHRDFADVKNIDRQIDAFIAAGLVERSDKRYSLGLECFGDGDFADVLQKNPSVNSLSKNSFTAPFFVEAGSNLAQKLDESWAFQSLKNAINQVTLNFSSRYDLSTDTLFNYFHKVAENLPLTALEQEVYELIGDVDPEYALKYMTTFLLKFMRKEVVKTKSDIFIQVLEKYAYIEKISEREYRCLLDFSEQVIPEKKFTDAKLFIAAQIQQTQPLTAFISLGE